GGCAATACGGAGACCTTCGCGCTCGGCGCCGCCGCCGAGGCCGTGCGCGAGACTGACGACGACCGCCTGCGTTTTGGTGGGACGATCGCCCGGGCGTCGCAGGACAGCGAGGACATCGTCAAGAACACTCGCGGCTACGGCTACTACGACTACCACCTCGGCGAGCACTGGGATCTCGGCGGCTTCGTCACCCTCGAGTACGACCACTTCAAGGACCTCGATCTGCGGACGGTGGTCGGCGGGGGTCCCGGCTACCGCTTCATCGACACCAAGACGATGCTCTTCAAGGTGCATGCCGGCCTCGCGTACGTGAACGAGAACTTCGGCGAGGCGAAGGACCGGGACTACGTGACGGCGGTGCTCGGCGACGAGTTCCGCTGGAAGATCTCGGAGAGCCAGTCATTCTACCAGTTGCTCGACGTGTACCCGAGCCTGGAAGACGGGCAAGACGTCTTCCTGCACGCCGAGGTGGGCTTCCAACAGACGCTCATGAAGAGCCTGTTCCTCGAGCTCGCGCTCGTCGACGACTTCGACAACATGCCAGCCGACGGTCGCAAGAAGAACGACTTCCGGTATCTGGTGTCGCTCGGCTACAAACTGTAGCGGGCGCCCGAGAAGGGCCCATCTGCCGCGGATACGGGCGGCCGCCCCTTCGCTAGTTCGTTTGGACGGCGGCCAGCTTCGGCGGACAGCTCCTGCCGGGTTGGCCGGGGCAGGTGCTCATGGCGAGGCCGGCGTCGATCTCGGCGGGCTCGGCCTTGAGCTTGGCGAGGGTCGCCTCGGTCTTGGCGATCTTGTCGGCGCGCCCGCTCGCCTTGGCGAGCTCGCGAGCCTGCGCGGCGAGGGCGACGGCGTCGGCGCGGCCGCCGCGACCGGCGTAGATTTCCGCCAGCGTCAGGCGCGCGGTGATGCAGCTGGCGTCCTCGCGCAGCACGCGCTCGAGCATGTCCTCGCCCTTGGCGGCGTCGCCGCCGAGGAGCGTCGGCAGGCGCACGAGGAGCACCCCCTTCGACGAGAGCGCGTCGAGGTGGTTCGGATCGAGCTGAAGCGTCCGGTCGAGCTCCTGCATCATCTTCCGGAAGCCGAGCAGCGACGTGATCTTCTCGCCATCGATGCGCAGCATCTCGCCGAGGTTGCAGAAGATGGCGAAGTGCGCCGGCGCGCTCTTCTCGTCGCGCTCGACGGCTTTCTCGGCGAGCCGCTGGCCGCGCTCGAAATGCGCGGCGCGCTGATCCCGCGAGGTCGCGATCTGACCCTGCTCGCACTCGCGCATCGCGGAGTCGGCGAGGTCGAGGGCGGACTCCGCGCGCGCATGCGGCGCGGCGGAAAGGAGGAGTCCCAGAGCGAAAGCGCCAGCGCCGGAGCGCGCGAACGAGGAAGACTTCATGGAACGCTTACGCGTATCAGTGCGCGGGCGGCGCGACAAGTCGCGATCGGGCGCGATCCCGCGGGCGCGCGCGGCGCGCCCGCGCGGGGACCGCGCGCGCGGCGGTGCGCGGCGGCCGCCGGCCTCGCATCCGGCGCGGGATCGGAGCCCGCGTGCAAATGGACTCCCGCCACCCGCGTGTGTAGAAGCGTGCCCATGCGAGCGACGGCGACGGCGATCTTTCTCGGGGTTTTCGTGCTGGCGGCGTCGGCGGCATGGGCCGGCGACGGCGCGTTCGAGCGCTGCAGCGCGGGCACGAACGAGCGTCTGACGTTCATCGAGGACCGGCTCGAAGAACGGCGGCCCTACGCCAGGTACTGGTGGGGAGGCTGGACCGGCTTCTACGGCCTCGGCGCCGTCGTCCAGTCCGCCCGGGCCGCGACCGAAGACGACGACAGCATGCAGGCCGATTTCGTCGTGAGCGCGGTGAAGGCCTCATTCGGCATGGTGCGCCTCCTGGTCTGGCCGCCGACCGCCAGGGTCGGCGCCGCCGCGATGCGCGTCGTCGACGCGAGCGACGAGACGGCGTGCCGCGAGCGCCTGCGCGTCGGTGAGGATCTGCTCCACCAGAACGCCCGCGAGAGCGAGTCGCGCTGGGACTGGAAGCGCCATGCCGCGAACGTCGGCATCAACGTCGCGGGCGCGCTCATCGTGGCCGAGGGCTGGGACGATCCGAGCCGCGGCTGGCGGTCGGCGGGGATCGGCATCGCCGTCGGCGAGGCGTTCACGTTCTCGCATCCGTGGAAGGCCGC
Above is a genomic segment from Deltaproteobacteria bacterium containing:
- a CDS encoding DUF481 domain-containing protein, which codes for MGRLLPSLVVALVLCSAYAAGAADQVELKNGDRLSGAVVKYTGETLVFTTPYAKEIPIAWAEVQSLTTDAPYWVKLSSGEYVSGRFVVRDDGVHLESETVESPEPVALADVVTIGIPPGARWSADVKASVNGSQGNTETFALGAAAEAVRETDDDRLRFGGTIARASQDSEDIVKNTRGYGYYDYHLGEHWDLGGFVTLEYDHFKDLDLRTVVGGGPGYRFIDTKTMLFKVHAGLAYVNENFGEAKDRDYVTAVLGDEFRWKISESQSFYQLLDVYPSLEDGQDVFLHAEVGFQQTLMKSLFLELALVDDFDNMPADGRKKNDFRYLVSLGYKL